From Peromyscus eremicus chromosome 3, PerEre_H2_v1, whole genome shotgun sequence, one genomic window encodes:
- the Aup1 gene encoding lipid droplet-regulating VLDL assembly factor AUP1 isoform X1 has protein sequence MEPPPAPGPERLFDSHRLPSDGFLLLALLLYAPVGLCLLVLRLFLGLHVFLVSCALPDSVLRRFVVRTMCAVLGLVARQEDSGLRDHRVRVLISNHVTPFDHNMVNLLTTCSTPLLNSPPSFVCWSRGFMEMDRRVELVESLKKFCASTRLPPTPLLLFPEEEATNGREGLLRFSSWPFSIQDVVQPLTLQVQRPLVSVTVSDASWVSELLWSLFVPFTVYQVRWLHPVHRQPGEEHEEFARRVQQLVAKELGQTGTRLTPADKAEHMKRQRHPRVRPQSAQSSFPSPPSPSSDGQLTTLAQSVKEVLPHVPLSVIQRDLARTGCVDLTITNLLEGAVAFMPEDVTEGTQSLSTASAPKFPSSGLVTPQPTALTFAKSSWARQESLQERKQALYEYARRRFRERQAQEAD, from the exons ATGGAACCTCCCCCAGCTCCGGGGCCGGAGCGGCTCTTTGACTCGCACCG GCTCCCGAGTGACGGCTTCCTGCTGCTGGCGCTGCTGCTCTACGCTCCggtcggcctctgcctcctggtcctGCGCCTCTTCCTAGGGCTCCACGTCTTCCTGGTCAGCTGTGCTCTGCCTGACAGCGTCCTCCGCAG GTTCGTGGTCCGGACCATGTGTGCGGTACTGGGGCTCGTGGCCCGGCAGGAGGACTCCGGACTCCGGGATCACCGCGTCAGGGTCCTCATTTCCAACCATGTCACACCTTTTGACCACAACATGGTCAATCTGCTCACCACCTGTAGCACC CCTCTACTCAACAGTCCCCCCAGCTTTGTGTGCTGGTCTCGGGGCTTCATGGAGATGGATAGGCGGGTGGAGTTGGTGGAGTCACTCAAGAAATTCTGTGCTTCCACGAGGCTCCCGCCCACACCCCTGCTGCTCTTCCCCGAGGAAGAGGCCACCAATGGCCGAGAGGGGTTGTTGCGTTTCAG ttcGTGGCCGTTTTCTATCCAGGACGTGGTACAGCCTCTTACACTGCAAGTTcagaggcccctggtctctgtg ACGGTGTCAGATGCCTCCTGGGTCTCAGAACTGCTGTGGTCACTTTTCGTCCCCTTCACGGTGTATCAAGTAAG GTGGCTTCATCCTGTTCATCGGCAGCCGGGGGAGGAGCATGAGGAGTTTGCTCGCCGTGTACAGCAG CTGGTGGCCAAGGAACTGGGCCAGACAGGGACACGGCTCACTCCGGCAGACAAAGCCGAACACATGAAGCGACAGAGACACCCCAGAGTGCGCCCCCAGTCAG CACAGTCgtctttcccctctcctcccagcccttctTCTGATGGGCAGCTGACTACTCTGGCTCAGAGCGTCAAGGAGGTTTTACCCCATGTGCCATTGAGTGTCATCCAGAGAGACCTGG ccagGACTGGGTGTGTAGACTTGACCATCACGAATCTGCTTGAGGGGGCTGTGGCTTTCATGCCTGAAGATGTCACTGAGGGAACTCAGTCCCTGTCCACAGCCTCTGCCCCAAAG TTCCCCAGCTCTGGCCTGGTGACCCCTCAGCCCACAGCCCTAACATTTGCCAAGTCTTCCTGGGCCCGTCAGGAGAGCCTGCAGGAGCGCAAGCAGGCACTGTATGAATATGCAAGAAG GAGATTCAGAGAGAGACAGGCCCAGGAGGCTGACTGA
- the Aup1 gene encoding lipid droplet-regulating VLDL assembly factor AUP1 isoform X2, producing MEPPPAPGPERLFDSHRLPSDGFLLLALLLYAPVGLCLLVLRLFLGLHVFLVSCALPDSVLRRFVVRTMCAVLGLVARQEDSGLRDHRVRVLISNHVTPFDHNMVNLLTTCSTPLLNSPPSFVCWSRGFMEMDRRVELVESLKKFCASTRLPPTPLLLFPEEEATNGREGLLRFSSWPFSIQDVVQPLTLQVQRPLVSVTVSDASWVSELLWSLFVPFTVYQVRWLHPVHRQPGEEHEEFARRVQQLVAKELGQTGTRLTPADKAEHMKRQRHPRVRPQSAQSSFPSPPSPSSDGQLTTLAQSVKEVLPHVPLSVIQRDLARTGCVDLTITNLLEGAVAFMPEDVTEGTQSLSTASAPKVRATSSQGQDLGHSMGV from the exons ATGGAACCTCCCCCAGCTCCGGGGCCGGAGCGGCTCTTTGACTCGCACCG GCTCCCGAGTGACGGCTTCCTGCTGCTGGCGCTGCTGCTCTACGCTCCggtcggcctctgcctcctggtcctGCGCCTCTTCCTAGGGCTCCACGTCTTCCTGGTCAGCTGTGCTCTGCCTGACAGCGTCCTCCGCAG GTTCGTGGTCCGGACCATGTGTGCGGTACTGGGGCTCGTGGCCCGGCAGGAGGACTCCGGACTCCGGGATCACCGCGTCAGGGTCCTCATTTCCAACCATGTCACACCTTTTGACCACAACATGGTCAATCTGCTCACCACCTGTAGCACC CCTCTACTCAACAGTCCCCCCAGCTTTGTGTGCTGGTCTCGGGGCTTCATGGAGATGGATAGGCGGGTGGAGTTGGTGGAGTCACTCAAGAAATTCTGTGCTTCCACGAGGCTCCCGCCCACACCCCTGCTGCTCTTCCCCGAGGAAGAGGCCACCAATGGCCGAGAGGGGTTGTTGCGTTTCAG ttcGTGGCCGTTTTCTATCCAGGACGTGGTACAGCCTCTTACACTGCAAGTTcagaggcccctggtctctgtg ACGGTGTCAGATGCCTCCTGGGTCTCAGAACTGCTGTGGTCACTTTTCGTCCCCTTCACGGTGTATCAAGTAAG GTGGCTTCATCCTGTTCATCGGCAGCCGGGGGAGGAGCATGAGGAGTTTGCTCGCCGTGTACAGCAG CTGGTGGCCAAGGAACTGGGCCAGACAGGGACACGGCTCACTCCGGCAGACAAAGCCGAACACATGAAGCGACAGAGACACCCCAGAGTGCGCCCCCAGTCAG CACAGTCgtctttcccctctcctcccagcccttctTCTGATGGGCAGCTGACTACTCTGGCTCAGAGCGTCAAGGAGGTTTTACCCCATGTGCCATTGAGTGTCATCCAGAGAGACCTGG ccagGACTGGGTGTGTAGACTTGACCATCACGAATCTGCTTGAGGGGGCTGTGGCTTTCATGCCTGAAGATGTCACTGAGGGAACTCAGTCCCTGTCCACAGCCTCTGCCCCAAAGGTGAGAGCCACGAGTAGTCAAGGCCAAGACTTAGG GCATTCGATGGGTGTTTAA
- the Htra2 gene encoding serine protease HTRA2, mitochondrial, whose product MDYNSRHVLDRYRRASLLPVGLLGSRAPPLSRAGKERAEAELMAALKAGRGAGRSLRAWRALGGIFWGKGPLLTPDVRALLTSGTPDPQARIAYGTPSLPARVPVGVLASRACLTPGTPDLWAPRTVGTPGSSTQEACRSSGTRWREWLAVAVGAGGAILLLLWGWGRGSPAVLAAVPAPPPNSPRSQYNFIADVVEKTAPAVVYIEILDRHPFSGREVPISNGSGFVVASDGLIVTNAHVVADRRRVRVRLPSGDTYEAVVTAVDPVADIATLRIPTKEPLPTLPLGRSADVRQGEFVVAMGSPFALQNTITSGIVSSAQRPARDLGLPQNNVEYIQTDAAIDFGNSGGPLVNLDGEVIGVNTMKVTAGISFAIPSDRLREFLHRGEKKNSWFGISGSQRRYIGVMMLTLTPSILAELQLREPSFPDVQHGVLIHKVILGSPAHRAGLRPGDVILAIGEKMVQNAEDVYEAVRTQSQLAVRIRRGSETLTLYVTPEVTE is encoded by the exons ATGGACTACAATTCCCGACATGTACTGGACAGATACCGGCGTGCCTCGCTTCTCCCAGTCGGTTTGTTGGGTTCTAGGGCACCGCCTCTGAGTAGGGCGGGCAAGGAGAGAGCCGAGGCGGAGCTGATGGCTGCGCTGAAGGCGGGGCGGGGTGCAGGCAGGAGCCTTCGGGCATGGCGGGCTTTGGGGGGCATCTTCTGGGGGAAGGGCCCCCTGTTAACCCCTGATGTCCGGGCTCTGCTGACGTCAGGGACTCCTGACCCTCAAGCCCGGATAGCTTATGGGACCCCCAGCCTCCCGGCGCGGGTGCCTGTGGGGGTCCTTGCATCACGGGCGTGTCTGACGCCTGGGACCCCGGATCTCTGGGCACCGCGGACCGTGGGGACTCCAGGCTCTAGTACCCAGGAGGCCTGCAGGAGCTCTGGAACCCGTTGGCGCGAATGGCTGGCGGTGGCGGTGGGCGCAGGGGGAGCAATATTGCTGCTCTTGTGGGGCTGGGGGCGGGGTTCTCCCGCGGTGCTGGCCGCTGTTCCCGCTCCGCCACCCAACTCTCCCCGGAGCCAGTACAATTTCATCGCAGATGTGGTGGAGAAGACAGCCCCTGCTGTGGTCTATATCGAAATCCTGGATCG GCACCCTTTCTCTGGCCGTGAAGTCCCCATCTCAAATGGTTCAGGATTCGTAGTGGCTTCAGATGGGCTCATCGTTACCAACGCCCACGTGGTGGCTGATCGGCGCCGGGTGCGAGTGAGGCTGCCTAGCGGAGACACTTACGAGGCCGTCGTCACGGCTGTGGATCCTGTAGCAGACATTGCCACGCTGAGGATTCCAACCAAG GAGCCTCTTCCCACACTGCCCCTCGGCCGCTCTGCTGATGTCCGGCAAGGGGAGTTTGTTGTTGCCATGGGAAGTCCCTTTGCGCTGCAGAACACGATCACGTCCGGCATTGTCAGCTCTGCTCAGCGTCCAGCCAGGGACCTGGGACTCCCGCAGAACAACGTGGAATACATTCAGACCGACGCAGCTATCGAT TTTGGAAATTCTGGCGGTCCCCTGGTTAACCTG GATGGGGAGGTGATTGGAGTGAACACCATGAAGGTGACAGCGGGAATCTCCTTTGCCATCCCTTCTGATCGCCTTAGGGAGTTTCTGCATCGCGGGGAAAAGAAAA ATTCCTGGTTTGGAATCAGTGGGTCCCAGCGCCGCTACATCGGAGTGATGATGCTGACTTTGACTCCCAG CATCCTTGCTGAACTACAGCTCCGAGAACCAAGCTTTCCTGATGTTCAGCACGGTGTCCTCATCCATAAAGTTATCCTGGGCTCCCCCGCACACAG GGCTGGTCTGCGGCCTGGTGACGTGATCTTGGCCATTGGGGAGAAAATGGTACAAAATGCTGAAGATGTTTACGAGGCTGTTAGAACCCAATCCCAGCTGGCAGTGCGGATCCGGCGGGGATCAGAAACACTGACCTTGTATGTGACCCCTGAGGTCACAGAATGA
- the Aup1 gene encoding lipid droplet-regulating VLDL assembly factor AUP1 isoform X3, with translation MEPPPAPGPERLFDSHRLPSDGFLLLALLLYAPVGLCLLVLRLFLGLHVFLVSCALPDSVLRRFVVRTMCAVLGLVARQEDSGLRDHRVRVLISNHVTPFDHNMVNLLTTCSTPLLNSPPSFVCWSRGFMEMDRRVELVESLKKFCASTRLPPTPLLLFPEEEATNGREGLLRFSSWPFSIQDVVQPLTLQVQRPLVSVTVSDASWVSELLWSLFVPFTVYQVRWLHPVHRQPGEEHEEFARRVQQLVAKELGQTGTRLTPADKAEHMKRQRHPRVRPQSAQSSFPSPPSPSSDGQLTTLAQSVKEVLPHVPLSVIQRDLARTGCVDLTITNLLEGAVAFMPEDVTEGTQSLSTASAPKAFDGCLMMMTSQAL, from the exons ATGGAACCTCCCCCAGCTCCGGGGCCGGAGCGGCTCTTTGACTCGCACCG GCTCCCGAGTGACGGCTTCCTGCTGCTGGCGCTGCTGCTCTACGCTCCggtcggcctctgcctcctggtcctGCGCCTCTTCCTAGGGCTCCACGTCTTCCTGGTCAGCTGTGCTCTGCCTGACAGCGTCCTCCGCAG GTTCGTGGTCCGGACCATGTGTGCGGTACTGGGGCTCGTGGCCCGGCAGGAGGACTCCGGACTCCGGGATCACCGCGTCAGGGTCCTCATTTCCAACCATGTCACACCTTTTGACCACAACATGGTCAATCTGCTCACCACCTGTAGCACC CCTCTACTCAACAGTCCCCCCAGCTTTGTGTGCTGGTCTCGGGGCTTCATGGAGATGGATAGGCGGGTGGAGTTGGTGGAGTCACTCAAGAAATTCTGTGCTTCCACGAGGCTCCCGCCCACACCCCTGCTGCTCTTCCCCGAGGAAGAGGCCACCAATGGCCGAGAGGGGTTGTTGCGTTTCAG ttcGTGGCCGTTTTCTATCCAGGACGTGGTACAGCCTCTTACACTGCAAGTTcagaggcccctggtctctgtg ACGGTGTCAGATGCCTCCTGGGTCTCAGAACTGCTGTGGTCACTTTTCGTCCCCTTCACGGTGTATCAAGTAAG GTGGCTTCATCCTGTTCATCGGCAGCCGGGGGAGGAGCATGAGGAGTTTGCTCGCCGTGTACAGCAG CTGGTGGCCAAGGAACTGGGCCAGACAGGGACACGGCTCACTCCGGCAGACAAAGCCGAACACATGAAGCGACAGAGACACCCCAGAGTGCGCCCCCAGTCAG CACAGTCgtctttcccctctcctcccagcccttctTCTGATGGGCAGCTGACTACTCTGGCTCAGAGCGTCAAGGAGGTTTTACCCCATGTGCCATTGAGTGTCATCCAGAGAGACCTGG ccagGACTGGGTGTGTAGACTTGACCATCACGAATCTGCTTGAGGGGGCTGTGGCTTTCATGCCTGAAGATGTCACTGAGGGAACTCAGTCCCTGTCCACAGCCTCTGCCCCAAAG GCATTCGATGGGTGTTTAATGATGATGACTTCGCAAGCCCTCTGA